The window CTCGTTCAATTTTTTCAAATCCTCGGAAGTGGATTTACCGAACAAAATGTCGCTGGCCTTAATGGCATTTTCCAAATCTTCCTCCGAATGTACCATAATGGTCACCTCTTCCGCCAATTTCTTTTGAAGTGCCCTTTCATGCGGTGCCTCTTTATGCTGTTCCACAAGGCCTTCTATCTCATCTTTGGTCAAAAACGTGAAGATTTTGATGTATTTTTCGGCATCCTCATCCGAAGTGTTCAACCAATACTGATAAAATTTATAGGGCGAGGTACGCTCCGCATCCAGCCAGATATTCCCTCCTTCGGTTTTTCCGAACTTGGTCCCATCGGCCTTTGTAATCAACGGGCAGGTTAGGGCAAAACCTTTTCCGCCACCTATTCGTCTGATCAATTCCGTTCCAGTGGTGATGTTGCCCCATTGGTCACTACCGCCCATCTGAAGGGTACAATCGTGGTTCTGGTAGAGATACAAAAAATCGTAGCCCTGTACCAACTGATAGGTAAACTCTGTGAAGGACATCCCTTCCTTTGCATCGGAGGACAACCGCTTTTTCACGGAATCCTTGGCCATCATATAATTGACCGTAATATGTTTTCCCACATCGCGGATAAAGGCCAAGAACGAAAAGTTTTTCATCCAATCGTAATTGTTCACCAGAACCGCGGCGTTGGGCTCTCCGCTTTCAAAATCCAAAAAACGGCTCAATTGACCTTTAAGGGCCTCTTCATTATGGCGAAGCGTTTTTTCGTCCAAAAGATTTCGCTCCGCGGATTTTCCAGAAGGATCACCGATCATCCCAGTCGCTCCGCCCACAAGTGCATAAGGCTTATGGCCCGCCAATTGAAAATGCTTGAGCATCATTACACCCACCAAATGTCCAATGTGCAAAGAATCGGCAGTTGGGTCGATACCCACG is drawn from Flagellimonas sp. MMG031 and contains these coding sequences:
- the tyrS gene encoding tyrosine--tRNA ligase, which produces MTKNFVQELQWRGMVHDVMPGAEEHLMEEMRAAYVGIDPTADSLHIGHLVGVMMLKHFQLAGHKPYALVGGATGMIGDPSGKSAERNLLDEKTLRHNEEALKGQLSRFLDFESGEPNAAVLVNNYDWMKNFSFLAFIRDVGKHITVNYMMAKDSVKKRLSSDAKEGMSFTEFTYQLVQGYDFLYLYQNHDCTLQMGGSDQWGNITTGTELIRRIGGGKGFALTCPLITKADGTKFGKTEGGNIWLDAERTSPYKFYQYWLNTSDEDAEKYIKIFTFLTKDEIEGLVEQHKEAPHERALQKKLAEEVTIMVHSEEDLENAIKASDILFGKSTSEDLKKLNEKTFLDVFDGVPQATISKEELQPGLDMIGALAAKTGFLGSNGEARRELKQNSISVNKEKVKEDYLITSADLINDKFVLLQRGKKNYFVLVVE